One Cryptomeria japonica unplaced genomic scaffold, Sugi_1.0 HiC_scaffold_27, whole genome shotgun sequence genomic region harbors:
- the LOC131861582 gene encoding uncharacterized protein LOC131861582 has protein sequence MSALLVGLLFLFTVHVSARYHPQNPVKNNNVLISMEQLDNCANCKGNGEDSRPCCSSPSNKAVFSQQLDDCPNCESNGRDPRPCCHRSNKIAGKTNNVLAGMEQLAGCANCEGNGEDPRPCCHHSKQTSKKDNLLTDMVEKDLTDCAKCKGNGEDPRPFCSSPSNKAVFSQQLDDCPNCESNGEDRRPCCHPSNKVAGKTNNVLAGMEQLAGCANCEGNGEDPRPCCHASNKAIFSG, from the coding sequence ATGAGCGCACTGCTTGTCGGTCTACTGTTTCTGTTTACTGTCCATGTCTCCGCTCGATATCACCCCCAAAATCCTGTGAAAAACAATAATGTGCTTATAAGTATGGAGCAATTAGATAACTGTGCAAACTGCAAGGGCAACGGTGAAGACTCAAGACCTTGCTGTTCGTCACCCTCGAATAAGGCTGTTTTCTCACAACAGCTAGATGACTGTCCGAATTGTGAAAGCAATGGTAGAGACCCAAGACCTTGCTGCCACCGCTCCAACAAGATTGCTGGCAAAACCAATAATGTTCTTGCAGGCATGGAGCAGTTAGCAGGCTGTGCGAACTGTGAGGGCAATGGTGAAGACCCAAGACCATGCTGTCACCACTCCAAACAAACTAGCAAAAAAGATAACCTGCTTACAGACATGGTAGAAAAAGATCTAACTGACTGTGCAAAGTGCAAGGGTAACGGTGAAGACCCAAGACCCTTCTGTTCGTCACCCTCGAATAAGGCTGTTTTCTCACAACAGCTAGATGACTGTCCGAATTGTGAAAGCAATGGTGAGGACCGAAGACCCTGCTGCCACCCCTCCAACAAGGTTGCTGGCAAAACCAATAATGTTCTTGCAGGTATGGAGCAGTTAGCAGGCTGTGCGAACTGTGAGGGCAATGGTGAAGACCCCAGACCCTGCTGCCACGCCTCCAACAAGGCTATTTTCTCAGGATAG